One Gloeothece verrucosa PCC 7822 DNA window includes the following coding sequences:
- the psbD gene encoding photosystem II D2 protein (photosystem q(a) protein) — MTIAVGRAPAERGVFDVVDDWLKRDRFVFIGWSGLLLFPCAYMALGGWLTGTTFVTSWYTHGLASSYLEGCNFLTVAVSTPADSMGHSILFLWGPEAQGDLTRWFQIGGLWPFVALHGAFSLIGFMLRQFEIARLVGIRPYNAIAFSAPIAVFVSVFLMYPLGQSSWFFAPSFGVAGIFRFILFVQGFHNFTLNPFHMMGVAGVLGGALLCAIHGATVENTLFQDGDEANTFRAFEPTQAEETYSMVTANRFWSQIFGIAFSNKRWLHFFMLFVPVTGLWMASIGIIGIALNLRAYDFVSQELRAAEDPEFETFYTKNILLNEGLRAWMAPQDQPHEQFVFPEEVLPRGNAL; from the coding sequence ATGACTATTGCAGTCGGACGTGCCCCAGCCGAAAGAGGCGTGTTTGATGTCGTTGATGACTGGTTAAAGCGCGATCGCTTTGTATTTATTGGTTGGTCTGGTTTATTACTGTTCCCCTGTGCCTACATGGCCCTGGGTGGATGGTTAACTGGTACTACCTTTGTGACCTCTTGGTATACTCACGGACTAGCCAGTTCCTACTTAGAAGGCTGTAACTTCTTGACCGTAGCGGTTTCAACTCCGGCTGACAGCATGGGTCACTCCATTCTGTTCCTCTGGGGTCCAGAAGCTCAAGGTGACTTGACTCGCTGGTTTCAAATTGGTGGGTTATGGCCCTTTGTCGCCCTTCACGGTGCTTTCTCGCTGATAGGCTTCATGCTGCGTCAGTTTGAAATTGCCCGTCTAGTCGGCATTCGTCCTTACAACGCCATTGCTTTCTCTGCGCCTATTGCGGTATTCGTATCAGTATTCCTGATGTACCCCTTGGGACAGTCTAGCTGGTTCTTCGCTCCCAGTTTCGGAGTAGCTGGTATCTTCCGTTTCATCTTGTTTGTACAAGGTTTCCACAACTTCACCCTTAACCCCTTCCACATGATGGGCGTTGCTGGTGTACTCGGTGGTGCGCTGCTTTGTGCGATTCACGGTGCAACCGTAGAAAATACCCTCTTCCAAGATGGGGACGAAGCTAACACCTTCAGAGCATTTGAACCAACCCAAGCTGAAGAAACCTATTCAATGGTTACGGCTAACCGTTTCTGGTCTCAAATCTTTGGGATTGCTTTTTCTAACAAGCGTTGGTTACACTTCTTCATGCTGTTTGTGCCGGTTACCGGCTTGTGGATGGCCAGCATTGGCATCATCGGTATTGCCTTGAACCTGCGGGCTTATGACTTTGTTTCACAAGAATTACGGGCGGCTGAAGACCCCGAGTTTGAAACATTCTATACTAAAAACATTCTGCTGAACGAAGGGTTAAGAGCTTGGATGGCTCCCCAAGATCAGCCTCATGAACAATTTGTATTCCCTGAAGAAGTTCTACCTCGCGGTAACGCGCTCTAA
- a CDS encoding DUF2809 domain-containing protein, whose product MKFRGRKLKILIIFSLIFVVAVGLLFKFYRGFAQEWINNYLAAVWYEVFWCLFIFGFIENKKAISLIPIGVFIMTCILEFLQLWHPPFLELIRSYLIGRLLIGTSFSWWDFPHYLVGCLIGWWWLAKLEKFSRHPSN is encoded by the coding sequence ATGAAGTTTAGAGGGAGAAAGTTAAAAATATTAATTATTTTCTCATTAATATTTGTTGTCGCCGTAGGTTTATTATTTAAGTTTTATAGAGGTTTTGCTCAAGAATGGATAAATAATTATTTAGCGGCTGTTTGGTATGAAGTTTTTTGGTGTTTATTCATTTTCGGATTTATTGAAAATAAAAAAGCGATTAGTTTAATTCCTATTGGGGTTTTTATAATGACTTGTATATTAGAATTTTTACAGCTTTGGCATCCTCCTTTTTTAGAATTAATTCGTTCTTATCTCATCGGACGTTTGTTAATAGGGACTAGCTTTTCTTGGTGGGATTTTCCTCATTATTTAGTAGGATGTTTAATCGGCTGGTGGTGGTTAGCAAAACTTGAGAAATTTTCCCGTCATCCTTCCAACTAA
- a CDS encoding ABC transporter permease has protein sequence MMSQLIDRLGESNPQLFREIKGRLKPRPIAIAAAISILGQLFVYLYYSSLLPTLRSEYNRYCTGTSPSRDYTYYDTLGFCVKDLFGNPMIMKELWWLDVFTFLSVVGILVMLVVGTYMLISDLSREEQRGTLNFIRLSPQTAKNIFIGKVLGVPILLYGVALLAMPFHLLAGLSAHIPLSLILGFYGVLIASCVLFYNAALLFGLISGALGGFQAWLGSGTVLLFLSLMTGMVMSNSFLSDSPFDWLALFYPGTILAYLVNSTFLPPHTVGYFNLEHLNDLLWYGLPLWNKATSGIGFMLLNMAWWTYWITQALKRRFHNPLATVLSKSQSYWITGSYVVILVGFVLQTTESYRLFDSFVALQIFLTAFFLLLIGALSPHRQALQDWARYRHQMGSNKRSLAKDLIFGDKSPSLAAIDLNVCIVALYLTPVILLSPLEDKTLPTLAGLWLGLSMILIYALVAQRMLLMKSSKRFIAAAAMLGTLIVLPIVGLGFLGIEPTKMAWPWLFSVLPTVATEYATATSILFSLLGQWLTITVLSFQMTRQLRLAGESQTKALLAH, from the coding sequence ATGATGTCACAATTAATAGATAGGCTCGGTGAGTCGAACCCTCAACTGTTCCGAGAAATTAAAGGACGACTCAAACCTCGTCCCATTGCCATCGCTGCGGCTATCTCTATTTTGGGCCAACTATTCGTATATTTGTACTATAGCAGTCTGCTACCGACATTGAGGTCTGAATATAATCGTTATTGTACTGGCACTTCTCCTTCTCGTGACTATACCTATTACGATACTTTGGGATTCTGTGTCAAAGATTTATTCGGTAATCCGATGATTATGAAGGAGTTGTGGTGGCTAGATGTTTTTACTTTTTTAAGTGTGGTGGGAATTTTGGTGATGTTGGTGGTGGGGACTTATATGCTGATCTCGGATTTATCCCGAGAAGAACAACGAGGTACTCTTAATTTTATTCGCCTCAGTCCTCAAACGGCTAAAAATATCTTTATTGGTAAAGTGCTTGGTGTGCCAATTTTACTTTATGGGGTAGCACTTCTAGCGATGCCTTTTCATTTGTTAGCCGGATTATCGGCTCATATCCCCTTAAGTCTCATTCTCGGTTTTTATGGCGTTCTGATTGCCAGTTGTGTTCTATTCTACAATGCGGCGTTATTATTTGGCTTAATTAGTGGGGCATTAGGAGGTTTTCAAGCTTGGTTGGGTAGTGGAACAGTTTTGTTATTTCTGTCGTTGATGACAGGAATGGTAATGTCTAACAGCTTTTTAAGTGATTCCCCGTTTGATTGGTTAGCCTTGTTTTATCCAGGTACTATCCTAGCTTATCTGGTTAACTCGACTTTTTTACCTCCTCACACGGTTGGTTATTTCAACCTAGAACATTTAAATGATTTACTTTGGTATGGGCTACCTTTATGGAATAAAGCGACCAGTGGCATAGGTTTTATGCTCCTCAATATGGCATGGTGGACTTATTGGATTACTCAAGCTTTAAAACGCCGTTTTCACAATCCTTTAGCCACTGTATTGAGTAAGTCCCAAAGTTATTGGATTACGGGTAGTTATGTGGTGATTCTTGTGGGATTTGTTCTGCAAACTACCGAGAGTTACAGACTATTTGATAGTTTTGTGGCTTTACAAATTTTCCTGACGGCCTTTTTCTTATTACTGATTGGGGCCTTAAGTCCTCATCGTCAAGCTTTGCAAGATTGGGCCCGTTATCGTCATCAAATGGGAAGTAATAAGCGGAGTTTGGCTAAGGATTTAATTTTTGGCGATAAAAGTCCTTCTCTTGCAGCGATCGATCTTAATGTCTGTATTGTTGCGCTTTATCTAACCCCTGTTATCCTTTTATCTCCTCTTGAGGACAAGACATTACCCACTCTTGCCGGGTTATGGTTAGGGTTAAGTATGATATTAATTTACGCCCTAGTGGCTCAACGAATGCTACTAATGAAGTCCTCGAAGCGCTTTATAGCGGCGGCGGCTATGTTGGGGACTTTAATTGTTCTGCCTATAGTTGGCTTGGGATTTTTGGGAATTGAACCGACAAAAATGGCTTGGCCTTGGTTATTTTCGGTTTTACCAACGGTTGCAACTGAATATGCTACAGCCACATCTATTTTATTCTCGCTGTTGGGACAATGGTTGACCATTACAGTGTTAAGTTTCCAAATGACTCGACAGTTACGTTTAGCGGGTGAGTCTCAAACTAAGGCTTTATTGGCTCACTAA
- a CDS encoding NYN domain-containing protein, with amino-acid sequence MAASSPQALLLVDGYNIIGSWSSLKQIHEQRGLESARRELVENLINYTAHQGYHTQVVFDAQYQKTPSTEEQFTPNLSVYYTAFAQTADTYIEKICASFYRQSFSKCSRIIVATSDHAQRLTIIGYGAEWMSAQRLAHDVDFVANKIKKKHRPRKPSQGRFLVNGLDAKSQELLARWRQGNY; translated from the coding sequence ATGGCCGCGTCTTCCCCCCAAGCTTTACTCCTGGTTGATGGTTACAACATCATCGGCTCTTGGTCTTCTCTAAAACAGATTCACGAACAAAGAGGTCTAGAGTCAGCCCGCCGAGAATTAGTAGAAAACCTTATTAATTACACGGCTCATCAAGGATATCATACTCAAGTGGTCTTCGATGCCCAATATCAGAAGACTCCCTCAACTGAAGAACAATTTACCCCAAACCTCTCGGTTTACTATACGGCTTTTGCCCAAACAGCAGACACTTACATTGAAAAGATTTGTGCTTCTTTCTATCGTCAGTCTTTCTCTAAGTGTTCTAGAATCATTGTCGCTACCTCAGATCATGCTCAACGCCTGACAATCATCGGCTATGGCGCAGAATGGATGTCAGCGCAACGACTGGCTCATGACGTAGATTTTGTGGCTAATAAAATTAAGAAAAAGCATCGACCCCGGAAACCATCTCAGGGTCGATTTTTAGTCAATGGACTGGATGCCAAATCTCAAGAACTGCTTGCCCGATGGCGACAGGGGAATTATTGA
- a CDS encoding sterol desaturase family protein, translating to MTELSSSISITIISFISAFIFASLVEYWVHRLMHFSVRFGKRHRDHHRRNEGQGVLWEFFDYLKGTIIMMCLPFLIAMPVGIGWLLGSLAYAAFSAYAHQLQHENPKACFWMTMPVHYVHHKYNQWHHNFGLALDWWDHVFKTYQPVEWLTEQELNQPPRNYLQLRWW from the coding sequence ATGACCGAGTTATCCTCATCCATTTCCATCACCATTATTTCTTTCATCAGTGCTTTTATTTTCGCCAGTTTGGTAGAATATTGGGTTCATCGCTTAATGCACTTTTCTGTTCGGTTTGGTAAACGCCATCGAGACCATCACCGTCGCAATGAAGGACAGGGTGTCTTATGGGAGTTTTTTGACTATCTTAAGGGTACGATAATTATGATGTGCCTCCCGTTTTTGATTGCTATGCCTGTGGGTATTGGTTGGTTGCTCGGCAGTTTAGCTTATGCGGCTTTTTCTGCCTATGCTCATCAGTTACAACATGAAAACCCCAAGGCCTGTTTTTGGATGACGATGCCGGTTCACTATGTTCATCACAAGTATAACCAGTGGCATCATAATTTTGGTTTAGCGCTAGACTGGTGGGACCATGTTTTTAAAACTTATCAGCCTGTAGAGTGGTTAACTGAGCAAGAACTCAATCAACCGCCACGAAATTATTTACAACTGCGTTGGTGGTAA
- a CDS encoding pentapeptide repeat-containing protein, whose protein sequence is MKRLVVATLAIIAPIVLSSPAKAENAAQVKRLLETNECIGCDLRGANLSAAHLIGADLRNANLSGANLVEANLEGADLTGANLQGADLTGAMVTNASLNNSNLKDVNFTNAMLYDADVTGALMEGLNLKNAQIYNTGISIGGDNE, encoded by the coding sequence ATGAAACGTTTAGTCGTAGCGACTTTAGCTATTATAGCTCCTATTGTATTAAGCAGTCCAGCTAAAGCTGAAAATGCGGCTCAGGTCAAACGGTTATTAGAAACCAATGAATGTATCGGCTGCGATCTCAGGGGAGCTAATTTGAGTGCGGCTCATTTAATTGGGGCTGATTTGCGTAATGCTAATTTAAGCGGGGCCAATTTGGTAGAAGCTAATTTAGAAGGAGCCGATTTAACCGGAGCTAATCTTCAAGGAGCCGATTTAACTGGCGCGATGGTAACTAATGCCAGTTTGAATAATTCTAACTTAAAGGATGTAAATTTTACCAACGCTATGCTCTACGATGCTGATGTTACAGGGGCGTTGATGGAAGGATTAAATTTAAAGAATGCTCAAATTTATAATACAGGCATTAGCATAGGTGGCGATAACGAATAG
- a CDS encoding aminotransferase class I/II-fold pyridoxal phosphate-dependent enzyme, with product MEVVQDYMQALYESGLYPDKFVCHYKQGNFVDVEDPSTGQHYKLLTFCTNDILGLVQSEAVKRAAIEAIWQYGTSNSSCSVLSGRIDLHRQLEEEISAFKHLPHTHLFLNAWMAMQALMDGFCHFAITLPDFRNTRETLILTDVLNHGCIISAVVNADNRSGKVFSHSPEVRVKPYRHCDVKDLARKLKRYAKPDDRIMLVSDAVFSMDGDIAPLPEMLDILENYPGSTIVMDEAHASGAIGPTGGGIYDYFGISPQEVLNRGINPIIMTTFSKFAASAGAAISSYSKELIDLLDVSPTSIGTISLPPPTTAAALESIRQVRQNPELVQILQSNTRYLRSRLKEKEFMAIGETNVIPVLLPPELNPKAFATYMMENYGVWISPIWFIAKPRLRITVTALHTEAEMDQLVDAMVATREALSR from the coding sequence GTGGAAGTTGTTCAAGACTATATGCAAGCTCTTTATGAGAGCGGACTGTATCCAGATAAATTTGTCTGTCATTACAAACAGGGGAATTTCGTTGATGTCGAAGACCCCAGCACGGGCCAACACTACAAGCTGTTGACTTTTTGTACTAATGATATTTTAGGATTAGTACAGTCAGAAGCCGTTAAGCGCGCGGCTATTGAGGCAATTTGGCAGTATGGGACCTCTAATAGTTCCTGTTCAGTCTTGAGTGGTCGAATTGATCTCCATCGTCAGCTAGAAGAAGAAATTTCTGCGTTTAAACATTTGCCTCATACCCATTTATTTCTCAATGCTTGGATGGCGATGCAAGCGCTAATGGATGGCTTTTGTCATTTTGCCATAACCTTGCCGGATTTCCGCAATACTCGAGAGACCTTAATATTAACAGATGTCCTCAATCATGGCTGTATCATCTCGGCTGTGGTGAATGCCGATAACCGCTCAGGAAAAGTATTTAGTCATAGTCCTGAAGTTCGAGTCAAACCCTATCGCCACTGTGATGTCAAAGACTTAGCCCGCAAATTAAAGCGTTACGCTAAACCCGATGATCGGATTATGCTGGTTTCTGACGCGGTGTTCTCGATGGATGGAGATATCGCCCCCTTACCCGAGATGCTCGACATCTTAGAAAATTATCCGGGTAGCACGATCGTGATGGATGAAGCTCATGCGAGTGGGGCAATTGGCCCAACTGGCGGGGGAATTTATGATTATTTTGGCATTAGTCCCCAAGAGGTTCTAAATCGCGGCATTAACCCCATTATTATGACCACCTTTTCCAAGTTCGCCGCCTCAGCCGGAGCAGCCATTAGCAGTTATTCCAAAGAACTGATAGATTTATTAGATGTTTCTCCTACTTCCATTGGCACCATTTCTCTACCGCCTCCGACTACAGCCGCCGCTTTAGAAAGTATCCGTCAAGTCAGACAAAATCCCGAATTAGTGCAAATTCTCCAGTCCAATACCCGTTACTTGCGCTCACGCCTGAAGGAAAAGGAATTTATGGCCATAGGAGAAACCAATGTTATTCCCGTTCTGCTGCCTCCAGAGTTAAATCCTAAAGCCTTTGCCACTTATATGATGGAAAACTACGGCGTTTGGATATCTCCTATCTGGTTTATTGCTAAACCTCGCCTGAGAATTACGGTAACAGCCCTTCATACCGAAGCGGAAATGGATCAATTAGTGGATGCGATGGTCGCTACTCGGGAGGCACTATCTCGATGA
- a CDS encoding energy-coupling factor ABC transporter ATP-binding protein — translation MTNDPSAIRALDLSFNWPNGSSVLEGCSLEVPKGEFWMLLGTNGSGKSTLLRLLAGLLTPQSGEIQITSPVGFVFQNPDHQLVMPTVGADVAFGLVKEKLSWTSVRQRVKEALAAVNLLDLERRPIYALSGGQKQRIAIAGALARQCEVLLLDEPTALLDPDTQQELVIQVQRLVKNRGLTALWVTHRLDELNFCDGAFLIEQGKVTAQGEPSQIKEKLLQVVDRES, via the coding sequence ATGACTAATGACCCATCAGCCATTCGCGCTCTTGATTTAAGCTTTAACTGGCCCAACGGAAGCTCTGTCCTAGAAGGTTGTTCTTTAGAAGTCCCTAAAGGGGAATTCTGGATGTTACTAGGAACGAATGGCAGTGGGAAATCTACCTTATTGCGGCTGCTGGCGGGGTTACTGACTCCTCAATCCGGAGAAATTCAAATCACTTCGCCAGTGGGCTTTGTCTTCCAAAATCCGGATCATCAATTAGTCATGCCCACAGTTGGGGCAGATGTCGCTTTTGGACTGGTTAAAGAAAAATTATCCTGGACATCTGTCAGACAGCGAGTCAAAGAAGCCTTAGCCGCCGTTAATTTATTAGATCTAGAAAGACGGCCCATTTATGCCCTTAGCGGCGGACAAAAACAGCGTATTGCCATTGCTGGGGCACTGGCTCGTCAATGCGAGGTACTCTTATTAGATGAACCCACCGCCTTGCTAGACCCAGACACCCAACAGGAATTAGTCATTCAGGTACAACGCTTAGTGAAAAATCGCGGCTTAACCGCCTTGTGGGTCACTCATCGATTAGATGAATTAAACTTTTGCGACGGAGCATTCTTGATAGAACAGGGAAAAGTGACCGCTCAAGGAGAACCCAGTCAAATTAAAGAAAAACTTTTGCAAGTCGTCGATAGAGAATCCTAA
- a CDS encoding DMT family transporter, whose product MTKELTLPQPRLWRNQTSIAILSLCIAVVCISVAAIFIKLCEQEISPYATAFNRFWVTTVILGLWRGVNGGRTQDLSDTAEEISEMALETCSISGAVLWQLVLVGIFLAADLLLWSWSLTQTSVANATLLANLTPLFTSLGMWGIWGKQFDRKFVIGMIVALLGAIALGVGDLNVHPSKLTGDVAAILAALSFAGYLFVLEKLQLRLPALTITRWSSAIASVALLPFVIFNHEHIFPTSWQGWLAVIGLALICQILGQVCLVQSLNRLSCGFVAIFLLLEPILAAFEAWVVFSETLSILNWLAFAVVLLGIYLALCSQSSLKDASEYA is encoded by the coding sequence ATGACCAAAGAATTAACACTCCCTCAACCTAGATTGTGGAGAAATCAAACCTCAATAGCAATATTATCTTTATGTATAGCGGTAGTGTGTATTTCGGTGGCCGCCATTTTCATTAAATTGTGTGAACAAGAAATTAGTCCTTATGCCACAGCATTTAATCGCTTTTGGGTAACAACTGTTATTTTAGGCTTATGGCGTGGTGTTAATGGTGGACGAACTCAAGATCTTTCCGACACCGCCGAAGAAATTTCGGAAATGGCTCTTGAAACCTGCTCAATTTCTGGTGCAGTTCTCTGGCAATTGGTGCTAGTGGGCATTTTTTTAGCGGCAGATTTATTGCTTTGGTCTTGGTCATTAACTCAGACAAGTGTGGCAAATGCGACTCTATTGGCTAATCTTACCCCATTATTTACGAGCTTAGGAATGTGGGGCATTTGGGGTAAACAGTTTGACCGTAAATTTGTTATAGGAATGATAGTCGCTTTGTTGGGGGCTATCGCTTTAGGAGTTGGGGACCTTAACGTTCATCCGAGTAAATTAACCGGTGATGTAGCCGCTATTTTAGCCGCCTTGTCATTTGCCGGTTATCTATTTGTATTAGAGAAACTGCAACTGCGTCTCCCCGCTTTAACGATTACTCGTTGGAGTTCTGCCATTGCTAGTGTAGCTCTATTACCCTTTGTTATTTTCAACCATGAGCATATTTTTCCTACTTCTTGGCAGGGATGGTTAGCGGTTATTGGACTTGCGCTCATCTGTCAAATCTTAGGGCAAGTCTGCCTAGTTCAGAGTTTAAATCGACTTTCTTGCGGATTTGTTGCCATCTTTTTGCTACTTGAACCTATTTTAGCGGCTTTTGAAGCTTGGGTGGTTTTCTCAGAAACTCTGAGTATTTTAAATTGGTTGGCTTTTGCTGTCGTCTTGTTAGGAATTTATCTAGCGCTTTGTAGTCAATCTTCTTTAAAAGATGCGAGCGAATACGCTTAA
- a CDS encoding fasciclin domain-containing protein, with amino-acid sequence MFKVSNFAPLVTIVSLTAIGIGLASPATADQDLVGNSFPTPANSRPSAIKIAQTSRGNIVEVATAAGSFKTLTAALKAAGLEGTLSQEGPFTVFAPTDQAFAALPKGTVDNLLKPENKAKLVAILTYHVVPGKVTSSELKAGTVETVEGSPVMIKLGKKVQVNDATVIQPDIQASNGVIHVINKVILPPAK; translated from the coding sequence ATGTTTAAAGTCTCTAATTTTGCCCCTTTAGTCACGATAGTTAGTTTGACAGCAATAGGAATAGGGTTAGCCTCTCCCGCCACAGCCGATCAAGATTTAGTCGGGAACTCGTTCCCGACCCCAGCCAATAGTCGCCCATCTGCGATAAAGATTGCCCAAACGTCTAGAGGTAACATCGTCGAAGTAGCTACCGCAGCAGGTTCTTTTAAAACTCTGACGGCGGCTTTAAAAGCGGCGGGATTAGAGGGAACTTTAAGTCAAGAAGGTCCTTTTACGGTTTTTGCTCCTACGGATCAAGCTTTTGCTGCCCTTCCTAAAGGCACAGTAGACAACTTACTCAAGCCCGAAAACAAAGCGAAATTAGTGGCAATTTTGACTTATCATGTCGTACCTGGAAAAGTCACCTCTTCGGAACTCAAAGCCGGTACAGTGGAAACAGTCGAAGGTAGTCCAGTAATGATTAAGCTAGGAAAAAAAGTTCAAGTCAACGATGCAACTGTAATTCAGCCTGACATTCAAGCCAGCAATGGTGTTATTCATGTGATTAATAAGGTTATTTTGCCGCCTGCTAAGTAA
- a CDS encoding aromatic ring-hydroxylating oxygenase subunit alpha — protein MESTITLSSQPVQNRVREIGINPNYWYPVAWAYNLKPTQIIPVVVWQQAIAVYRDSKGQLHALENACPHKGVVLDKGEVRENILVCPYHGWEFNPEGECIKIPYLPPEQKLPCAKARSYPVQEKYGIIWVFPGDASLATQQSLPDLPEYNDPDWIIVEIPAHFKAHFSICNENTMDVFHGFLHRNLQGWFDPILLKLRQQEDSVYAEYRVSYRGWISKFINLTNDANQVTTRTISIEYNYPHYHSTLEGVSSLYLMRLPVSLTETRSFSLFFIKVRLPKWLVNLIRGQLTTIIWHFLFKKFLDQDIEMIESEQQTYLANPQRQYVEINPSHNRPSTR, from the coding sequence ATGGAATCGACGATAACGCTCTCTAGTCAGCCGGTTCAAAACCGTGTGCGAGAAATTGGTATAAATCCGAATTACTGGTACCCTGTCGCTTGGGCTTATAATCTAAAACCGACTCAAATCATCCCCGTTGTCGTTTGGCAACAAGCGATCGCCGTTTACCGAGATAGCAAGGGTCAACTTCATGCCCTAGAAAATGCTTGTCCTCACAAAGGAGTTGTACTCGATAAAGGGGAAGTCCGCGAAAATATTCTAGTCTGCCCTTATCACGGTTGGGAATTTAACCCCGAGGGAGAATGTATAAAAATTCCTTATCTTCCCCCTGAACAAAAACTCCCCTGTGCCAAAGCTCGCAGTTATCCAGTACAGGAAAAATATGGAATTATTTGGGTTTTTCCGGGTGATGCGAGTTTAGCCACACAGCAATCTCTGCCTGATCTACCAGAATATAACGATCCAGACTGGATCATTGTAGAAATTCCGGCTCATTTTAAAGCTCATTTTTCCATCTGTAATGAAAACACAATGGATGTCTTTCATGGCTTCCTACATCGAAATTTACAGGGATGGTTTGATCCGATTCTGCTCAAATTGCGACAACAAGAAGATAGTGTCTATGCTGAATATCGCGTCTCTTACCGAGGATGGATCTCGAAATTTATCAATTTAACTAATGATGCTAATCAAGTGACAACTCGAACGATTTCTATTGAATATAACTACCCTCACTATCACAGCACTTTAGAAGGGGTTTCATCCCTTTATTTAATGCGTTTACCCGTGAGTCTCACTGAAACTCGGTCTTTTAGCCTTTTCTTTATTAAAGTTCGCTTACCTAAATGGTTAGTTAATTTGATCAGAGGGCAATTAACAACAATTATTTGGCATTTCTTGTTTAAAAAATTTCTCGACCAAGATATTGAAATGATCGAAAGTGAACAGCAAACCTATTTGGCCAATCCTCAACGTCAGTATGTGGAAATTAACCCCAGCCATAATCGCCCTTCAACGCGTTAA
- a CDS encoding ABC transporter ATP-binding protein produces MMTKELALATYGLTKQFERNLAVNNVELQVETGEVYGLIGPNGAGKTTLLRMLAAACEPTTGEIYINGELLLRDQSNPRLKQRLGYLPDDFPLYDDLTVWDYLDYFARLYRLKQSHRRRRLHEVLELVQLTSKRDSSIATLSRGMKQRLSLARTIIHEPILLLLDEPVSGLDPIARMQFREIIKILQAAGMTIVISSHVLSDLAELCTSVGIMELGCLVESCSLKELYQRLSRQQIIISTLGNLEVLEAELKNNLLVQGWEVLQDKKTVRVNFSGSAEECAELLRSLVMAKIPLTDFHCTQEDLETIFLKLGHKQVS; encoded by the coding sequence ATGATGACGAAAGAACTAGCACTTGCTACTTATGGACTGACTAAACAATTTGAGCGAAATCTTGCCGTTAATAACGTAGAGTTACAAGTCGAAACCGGGGAAGTTTACGGACTGATAGGACCCAATGGTGCAGGGAAAACGACTTTACTGCGAATGTTAGCCGCCGCTTGCGAACCCACAACAGGAGAGATTTATATCAATGGTGAACTATTGTTGCGCGATCAGAGTAACCCTCGTCTTAAACAACGCTTAGGATACCTTCCTGATGATTTCCCCTTGTATGATGATTTAACGGTTTGGGATTATTTAGATTATTTTGCGCGTCTCTACCGACTCAAGCAATCTCACCGTCGTCGTCGTCTCCATGAAGTTTTAGAATTAGTGCAACTAACCAGTAAACGGGATAGTTCTATTGCTACCCTCTCTCGAGGGATGAAACAACGTCTTAGTTTAGCCCGAACCATTATACATGAACCGATCTTACTGCTATTAGATGAACCGGTTTCAGGTTTAGATCCCATCGCCAGAATGCAATTTCGGGAAATTATCAAAATCCTACAAGCGGCAGGAATGACCATTGTAATTTCTTCTCATGTTTTGAGTGACTTGGCAGAATTATGTACGTCTGTGGGCATTATGGAACTAGGATGTTTAGTAGAAAGTTGTTCTCTTAAAGAGTTATATCAACGTCTATCTCGCCAACAGATTATTATTTCTACTTTAGGAAACTTAGAAGTTTTAGAAGCCGAATTAAAAAATAATTTATTGGTTCAAGGGTGGGAAGTTCTTCAAGATAAAAAAACTGTTCGCGTTAATTTTTCTGGGAGTGCAGAAGAATGTGCAGAGTTATTACGCTCATTGGTTATGGCTAAAATTCCCCTGACAGACTTTCACTGTACTCAAGAAGATTTAGAGACTATATTCTTAAAACTAGGACATAAACAAGTATCTTAA